CCGGGCGGGCTGCGCGGGCTGGCCCGGCGCAACCTGGTCGCGGCCGGCGCGGGCGCGCTGCTCGTCGCGGTGCTGGGCACGGTGGTGACGCTCGGCGCCACCTCCAGCAACGACGCCGACAACCCGGCCGAACCGATCGGCGGCAACCCGTCGGCCAGCCAGGGCGTCGCCGACGGCAGCCTGGGCGCGGACGAGCCGGACCGCGACGGCGACGGCGCCGCCGACACGGGCAGCGCCACCAGCCGCCCGACGGACCCCGGCCCCGACGGCACCTACGGCACGTCCGACGATCCGACGCCCACCGGCGCGGCGACCGGCTCCGGAGCGGGCGGCCCGTCCGACGCGCCGTCCGGCACCGGTCCGGACGACGACCCGTCCGGCCCGGCGTCCGGGGCGCCGTCCACGACGACGAAGCCGCCGGTGTCGCCCCGGCCTTCGACGTCGTCCAAGCCGCCGTCGCCCACCGAGCCGGAGACCACCGACTCGTCCACGCCCACGCAGACGCCGACGGAGACGCCGACCAGCGCTCCGACGGACACCCCGACCACCACGGACTCCGCCGGCGCCCCGACGCAGACGAGCACCTCCGCGAGCGCCCCGGCGAGCGGCCCCGCGGGCTCGCCCGGCAGCGTCGAGCCGGTGATCTGAGGGCTGTCACGGCCCGGGGAACACCTGAGGGCACAGCAGAGGGCCGGGTCCGCGCACGGACCCGGCCCTCACGCGCGCGCCGGAGCGCTCAGAACAGCCGCAGCTTGTCGTCCTCGATGCCGCGCAGCGCGTCGTAGTCCAGGACGTGGCAGCCGATCCCGCGGTCCGTGGCGAGGACCCGGGCCTGCGGCTTGATCTCCTGCGCGGCGAAGATGCCGCGCACCGGCGCCAGATGCGGATCGCGGTTCAACAGCTCCAGGTAGCGGGTGAGTTGCTCGACGCCGTCGATCTCACCGCGCCGCTTGATCTCGACGGCGACGGTCTGGCCGTCCGCGTCCCGGCACAGGATGTCGACGGGGCCGATGGCCGTCATGTACTCACGCCGGATGAGGGTGTAGCCCTCGCCCAGCGTGTCGATGCGGTCGGCGAGCAGCTCCTGGAGGTGTGCTTCCACCCCGTCCTTGATCAGGCCGGGGTCGACGCCGAGCTCGTGCGTGGAGTCGTGGAGGACTTCCTCCATGGTGATGATCAGCTTCTCGCCCGCCTTGTTGACGACGGTCCACACGCCCGCGTCCTCGCCGGTGCCCTCCTTCAGCGTGCAGGGCGGCGACATCCAGTTGAGGGGCTTGTACGCCCGGTCGTCCGCGTGGATGGAGACACTGCCGTCCGCCTTCACCAGGATCAGACGGGGTGCCGAGGGAAGATGGGCGGTGAGCCGGCCGGCGTAGTCGACCGAGCATCGGGCAATGACGAGACGCATGGTCGGCAACGCTACTCGACACTCCGGGCGGTACGCGATTCGCGTCCTGTTTATCCGGAACACTCGTGTTCGGTCGTGGCCGATTGTGGGCCCACTGGGATCGGCTTGTATGCGCATTCTTCTGGTGCCGTCACGGTCTGTTGCCTACCGTAGGGAACGGGAGGTCGCGACGCGTGTACTCAGGGTGTCCGTGGCGATCTCCCTCATCTGTCCGGCAACCCCTGCTGTTCGGGGGTGCGAGAGGAGTACCCATGTCGCTCGACGTCTCACCGGCCCTACTCGAACAGGCCGAGCGAGGCGAGGTCGACGAAGCTGACTTCGTCGACTGCGTCCGGACCTCCCTGCCCTACGCGTGGGAGATGATCAGCTCCCTGGTGGCCCAGCTGAAGGTGGACGGCGGCCAGTTCGCCGACAACCAGACGCCCCCGCCGGACGAGCAGGCACGCGGTCAGCTCCTGCGTGCGCTCGCGAGTGACGCCATCCGCGGTGCGCTGCAGCGGCACTTCGGTGTGCGGCTCGCCTTCCAGAACTGCCACCGGGTGGCCGTGTTCCCGCTGGACGCCTCGGTGGACGAGACGTTGGCCCGCTTCACGTCGGTGCGCAGCCAGTTGCTCAACCAGTCCCCGGAGCTCCGCGACTGCTGACGCGGTCGGCCGGTCCCAGCTTGCCGCTCCCGTCAGCGAGAGGTGCGATCTTCACCGGGTGCGGCAAGCTCGTCGTGCAGCCGGGCCACCTCGTCCGGCCCGCTCGGCGTGCGGCGCGCTCAGCGCAGTTGCGGCAGCACCTCCGCGCCGAGGCGCCGCAGGTTCTCCTCCGTCGCCGCCAGGTCGCCCGAGCCCTCGGTCAGCAGGGCGAAGCGGGAGATGCCGGTCCGCTCGCTGGTCGCCGCGAGCCGGTCCGCGCACAGCCGTGGGGTGCCCACGGGGTGCAGCCCGCAGAGGAGTTCGGTGTAGGCCAGCGGGTCGCGCATCCGGCGCTCCCGGCCGTCGACCGTCACATGGGCTTCCAGGCCCTGCCGCAGCCAGCCCGGCATGGCCTTGGTCAGGACCTCGGCCGCGTCGGCGCGCCGGTCCGCGATCTGGCAGACGCCGGCCGACACATGGCCCGGATCGGCGAGCTGCTCCGCGGGCCGGCCGGCGGCGCGGGCGAGGCGGCGCCACAACGCGGTCATCTCGGCCTTCTCCTCGTCACCGACGTGCATGCCCAGCAGCATCGGCAGTCCCCGCTCGGCGGCCGTCCGCACACCGGCGGGGGAGGTGCAGGCGACCAGCACCTCCGGGCCCCCGCTGTGCGTCAGGGACTCCGACGGCCTGGGCACGACGGGCACCTCGCGGAAGGCGTACCGCTCGCCGCGGGCCTCGACGCGGGGCTCGCGCAGCCAGCGCACCAGCAGGTCGAGTGATTCCGGGAAGCCCCTCTCGTACGCCTCCAGGCCGGCGCCGAACACCTCCAGGTCGACCCAGGGGCCACCGCGGCCCACCCCCAGGGAGAGCCGGCCGCCGCTGGTCACGTGGAGCAGCGCGGCCTGCTCGCCGAGGGCCACGGGATGGGTGGTCGGCAGCACGCTGACCGCCGTGCCGATCCGGATGCGGCGGGTGCGGCCGAGCAGCAGCGCGGCGAGGGTGATGGCCGACGGACAGGTGCCGTACGGCACGAAGTGGTGCTCGGCCAGCCAGACCGAGTCGAGCCCCGCCTCCTCGGAGACCTCCGCCGAGCGGACCGCGCGGTGCAGCGCCTCCCCCTGGCCCTGGCCCGGGAACTGGGCCCCCAACACGAAACTTCCTACGCGCATCGCTCTTCCTGCTTCTCTGTCTCCGACACGGAGCTCCCCACCCGGCACAACCGTCCGACACGTGCCGAGGACACGGGTCGGCGGATGAATTGCCGATTGTCTGCAGAATGCCGGGCCCGGGCGGCGGACTTGGGGTGCTCCGCCGCCTCCCGCGTACCCCTGCCGGGGGCGCGTAGGCTGGACGGGACCCGCTTCCCGTAGAGCTCCGTGAGGTGTTCCGTGTCCCCGCGCCGTAATCGACCCAAGGGCCCGAAGAGCGCCGAGGACGACCGGCCGGGCCGCTACGGCGGCTGGCAGTCCAGCGTGGACTGGCAGGGCGACGAGTGGAGCGTGCGCCATGTCGCGGGCGCGAGCGCGCAGGGCAAGAGCTACCGCTGCCCGGGCTGCGACCAGCTCATCCCCGACGGCGTCCCGCACGTGGTCGCCTGGCCCGCGCACGCGGGCGTCGACGACCGCCGGCACTGGCACAAGTCCTGCTGGAACGCGCGGGACCGCCGCACCACGCGGGTGCAGCGGTCCCGTAACGCGCCGAGGTTCTGAAGCGGTCCCCGTTACACGTCCCGCCGCTCCTGCAGCACGTAGGCGCCCGCGAAGGCGACGGCGGTGATGCCCAGCATGATCCACAGCGGGTCCCAGCCCGACGGGCCCGAGTCGCCGAGGGACGTGGCGTAGAAGACGCCGAGCTGGCTGGGGATCGAGTACTCGAGCAGGAAGGTCCGCAGGCCCTCCAGCGACGAGGAGAACATGAACAGCGCGATCACCAGCGGGGCGAGCATCGTGCCGATCATGATGGTGATGGCGCCCGCGGAGTGCCGGATGATCGAGCCGACGAGCAGCGAGAGCAGACCGAGCAGCGCGAGGTAGAGCGAGACGCCGACCGTGGCCTTCAGCCACTCGCCCCCGGACGGTTCCCTGGCGTCCAGCATGCCGACCTGGGCGACGGCCACCAGACCGGACGACACCAGCGTGATGGTGAACGCGAGCGCGAAGAAGACCAGCGCCTTGGCCGTCAGTACCCGGCCCCGCGAGGGGCAGGCCGTCATGGTCGTCCGGATCATGCCGGTGCCGTACTCGGCGGCCGTGGTCAGCACGCCGAGCGTG
Above is a genomic segment from Streptomyces glaucescens containing:
- a CDS encoding LLM class flavin-dependent oxidoreductase — protein: MRVGSFVLGAQFPGQGQGEALHRAVRSAEVSEEAGLDSVWLAEHHFVPYGTCPSAITLAALLLGRTRRIRIGTAVSVLPTTHPVALGEQAALLHVTSGGRLSLGVGRGGPWVDLEVFGAGLEAYERGFPESLDLLVRWLREPRVEARGERYAFREVPVVPRPSESLTHSGGPEVLVACTSPAGVRTAAERGLPMLLGMHVGDEEKAEMTALWRRLARAAGRPAEQLADPGHVSAGVCQIADRRADAAEVLTKAMPGWLRQGLEAHVTVDGRERRMRDPLAYTELLCGLHPVGTPRLCADRLAATSERTGISRFALLTEGSGDLAATEENLRRLGAEVLPQLR
- a CDS encoding ABC transporter permease; this translates as MSTPQTPMPPAAPNAPYAGYTSPIPVVRTHLGHALASEWTKIKSVRSTMWTLGVFVALVIGIGLLTGTVVAGSTSDGDLGSESALALGFFGLLLGSICIVTLGVLTTAAEYGTGMIRTTMTACPSRGRVLTAKALVFFALAFTITLVSSGLVAVAQVGMLDAREPSGGEWLKATVGVSLYLALLGLLSLLVGSIIRHSAGAITIMIGTMLAPLVIALFMFSSSLEGLRTFLLEYSIPSQLGVFYATSLGDSGPSGWDPLWIMLGITAVAFAGAYVLQERRDV
- the nucS gene encoding endonuclease NucS; its protein translation is MRLVIARCSVDYAGRLTAHLPSAPRLILVKADGSVSIHADDRAYKPLNWMSPPCTLKEGTGEDAGVWTVVNKAGEKLIITMEEVLHDSTHELGVDPGLIKDGVEAHLQELLADRIDTLGEGYTLIRREYMTAIGPVDILCRDADGQTVAVEIKRRGEIDGVEQLTRYLELLNRDPHLAPVRGIFAAQEIKPQARVLATDRGIGCHVLDYDALRGIEDDKLRLF
- a CDS encoding SCO5389 family protein; translation: MSLDVSPALLEQAERGEVDEADFVDCVRTSLPYAWEMISSLVAQLKVDGGQFADNQTPPPDEQARGQLLRALASDAIRGALQRHFGVRLAFQNCHRVAVFPLDASVDETLARFTSVRSQLLNQSPELRDC